From the Arvicola amphibius chromosome 2, mArvAmp1.2, whole genome shotgun sequence genome, one window contains:
- the Atoh1 gene encoding protein atonal homolog 1, translating to MSRLLHAEEWAEVKELGDHHRHSQPHHLPQLPPQPPATLQARDHPVYPAELSLLDSTDPRAWLTPTLQGLCTARAAQYLLHSPELGASEAAAPRDEADGQGELVRRSGCGGLSKSPGPVKVREQLCKLKGGVVVDELGCSRQRAPSSKQVNGVQKQRRLAANARERRRMHGLNHAFDQLRNVIPSFNNDKKLSKYETLQMAQIYINALSELLQTPSVGEQPTPPAASCKSDHHHLRAAATYEGGASASVAAGAQAAPGGGPRPTPPGACRTRFSAPASAGGYSVQLDALHFPSFEDRALTAMMAQKDLSPSLPGSILQPVQEDSSKTSPRSHRSDGEFSPHSHYSDSDEAS from the coding sequence ATGTCCCGTCTGCTGCATGCAGAAGAGTGGGCCGAGGTGAAGGAGTTGGGGGACCACCATCGCCATTCCCAGCCGCACCACCTCCCACAGCTGCCGCCACAGCCACCTGCTACCCTGCAGGCGAGAGACCATCCTGTCTACCCCGCAGAGCTGTCCCTCCTGGATAGCACCGACCCACGCGCCTGGCTGACTCCCACTTTGCAGGGCCTCTGCACGGCACGCGCCGCCCAGTATCTGCTGCATTCTCCCGAGTTGGGTGCCTCCGAGGCCGCGGCACCCCGGGACGAGGCTGACGGCCAGGGCGAGCTGGTAAGAAGAAGCGGCTGCGGCGGCCTCAGCAAGAGCCCCGGGCCGGTAAAAGTGCGGGAACAGCTGTGCAAGCTGAAGGGCGGGGTTGTGGTGGACGAGCTTGGCTGCAGCCGCCAGCGGGCTCCTTCCAGCAAACAGGTGAACGGGGTACAGAAGCAAAGGCGGCTGGCAGCAAATGCCAGGGAGCGGCGCAGGATGCACGGGCTGAACCACGCCTTCGACCAGCTGCGCAACGTTATCCCGTCCTTCAACAACGACAAGAAGCTGTCCAAATATGAGACCCTGCAGATGGCCCAGATCTACATCAACGCCCTGTCAGAGTTGCTGCAGACTCCCAGCGTCGGAGAGCAGCCAACGCCACCAGCAGCCTCCTGCAAAAGTGACCACCATCACCTTCGCGCCGCTGCCACGTATGAAGGAGGTGCGAGTGCCTCCGTGGCAGCCGGGGCTCAGGCGGCCCCGGGAGGGGGCCCACGACCCACCCCACCCGGGGCTTGCCGGACTCGCTTCTCAGCCCCAGCTTCAGCCGGGGGTTACTCGGTGCAGCTGGACGCTTTACACTTCCCATCTTTCGAGGACCGGGCCCTAACAGCGATGATGGCACAGAAGGACCTGTCGCCTTCCCTGCCCGGGAGCATCCTGCAGCCAGTACAGGAGGACAGTAGCAAAACATCTCCCAGGTCCCACAGAAGTGACGGAGAGTTTTCCCCGCACTCTCATTACAGTGATTCTGATGAGGCCAGTTAG